The following coding sequences lie in one Apium graveolens cultivar Ventura chromosome 3, ASM990537v1, whole genome shotgun sequence genomic window:
- the LOC141714766 gene encoding RPM1 interacting protein 13-like, which yields MKSRVYEISGSSKTKLNVKKKQSPPLRSIFCLKNRANLKEIENKEDCFILDFNPDDSLRKLAQVSADSSDISVVAEKGQVACRDFPHSRHNCAKYPFNKTNHENCCPLCYCFVCDTPAPCYLWAGSSAHCHAMNTDAWKLQRTTSRMVCKMMQDLRKVRRMSK from the exons ATGAAATCCAGGGTTTATGAAATATCGGGCAGTTCAAAAACCAAATTGAATGTGAAGAAGAAACAGAGCCCCCCGCTAAGATCAATATTTTGTTTGAAGAACAGAGCAAATCTCAAGGAGATTGAAAACAAAGAAGATTGTTTTATTCTTGATTTTAACCCCGACGACTCTCTTCGTAAACTTGCTCAAGTCTCCGCCGATTCCTCTGACATCTCTGTTGTTGCTGAAAAAGGCCAG GTGGCTTGCAGGGATTTTCCTCACTCAAGGCATAACTGTGCCAAGTATCCGTTCAATAAGACCAACCACGAAAACTGTTGTCCATTG TGCTACTGCTTTGTCTGCGATACACCAGCTCCGTGCTACTTGTGGGCTGGATCCAGCGCCCATTGTCATGCTATGAATACTGATGCTTGGAAGTTGCAGCGGACTACTTCAAGGATGGTGTGTAAAATGATGCAAGACCTCCGTAAAGTTAGGCGGATGAGTAAATAG